GCGCAAGTTGGTGATCCTAATTCTTTTCTCAACTACCTGGTGCTTCGAGTGGCATTTTCTGGAGCCACTGCTTGTGTGGCCCATGTGGATGGTGTTGACCTTCATGTGGCCAATACTGGCGATAGCAGAGCCATGCTGGGTGTGCAGGAAGAGGACGGCTCATGGTCAGCAGTCACGCTGTCTAATGACCACAATGCTCAAAATGAAAGAGAACTAGAACGGCTGAAATTGGAACATCCAAAGAGTGAGGCCAAGAGTGTCGTGAAACAGGATCGGCTGCTTGGCTTGCTGATGCCATTTAGGGCATTTGGAGATGTAAAGTTCAAATGGAGCATTGACCTTCAAAAGAGAGTGATAGAATCTGGCCCAGACCAGTTGAATGACAATGAATATACCAAGTTTATTCCTCCTAATTATCACACACCTCCTTATCTCACTGCTGAGCCAGAGGTAACTTACCACCGATTAAGGCCACAGGATAAGTTTCTGGTGTTGGCTACTGATGGGTTGTGGGAGACTATGCATAGGCAGGATGTGGTTAGGATTGTGGGTGAGTACCTAACTGGCATGCATCACCAACAGCCAATAGCTGTTGGTGGCTACAAGGTGACTCTGGGACAGATGCACGGCCTTTTAACAGAAAGGAGAACCAAAATGTCCTCGGTATTTGAGGATCAGAACGCAGCAACCCATCTCATTCGCCACGCTGTGGGCAACAACGAGTTTGGGACTGTTGATCATGAGCGCCTCTCTAAAATGCTTAGTCTTCCTGAAGAGCTTGCTCGAATGTACAGAGATGACATTACAATCATTGTAGTTCAGTTCAATTCTCATGTTGTAGGGGCGTATCAAAACCGAGAATAGTGAGTGGCTCTTTCACTGGCAATTCTCAAATGATATACATTTAAAgggcagattttttaaaaagatactacTATAATAAACATTTCCAGTTGGTCATTCTAAGCATTTACCCTTTTGATACTCTAGCTAGTCAGGTACTCCAAATTGACTTTGCAGCAGGGTGGCAGGGTCAGGAGAGTCTGGTTCTGCCTAGCTCAGATTTAATGGCACCTGCACTTGAAGCAAGTCACTTCTTTATCACAGGTGTCTTGAAACATTGGCTTCTTTTACCAACCTGAGAAAATTAGGATGACCTGGCAAATAAGATCTTGAATAGGCCAAAAGCAAGTATCTTGCTGTGTGTAGTCTCTTGGTTAAAGTGAAGAAACAGTACTGTTCACACCTTTCTTCACTGAGATTCCAGTGTACATgagaacatatatttattgcatgaTTTTCTAGATACACAGTCTATGCATtattcatatacatttattttagccTAAAGTGGTTTTCAAGTCCAGTTCTTCAAGCCATAAATGACCAAGATCCAAGCAATCTGAATTTGTTTTTGTGATTATTTGACTGGAATGCTTCTTAAGTGGAATAACTATACTCCGTTATCCACCCGATTTCCTAATGTAAttgaaacattttctattttgccaCACACTTGGAGACAATAAGGGTTTTTAGTTTTATCTACTCTTCTATTGaagttaaataaagaaaaaaagattttttttatttgtattaatgaAAAGCTTTAGTTTAAAATAAGGAGATccagaataaaaagaagagactGATCTCTTCAATTATTGTCATCTGTAGCCACCAGCACATCACTCTTATGTAATCCCCAAAGGCTTGGCATGCCGTAAGTGTGTGGTGGGTAGACTGCTGCCGGGGAATCGTACTTCTTATTTAGTAATGATAagacttttcattatttttggaattttaaagatgacataaataagtttaaatatCAATTTGGGGAGTAAGGTTTAATATTGCCATCGGGTATTGAGACAGAAGGaagtttctgtttttctccatttagACATAGgtcaattaaaatatttgggTTTAAAATGACTAAATGCTTTAAACATATTGTAGCTTAAGATATATGTGTTAAGATATATACATGAGAAACTTTAAAAGGTAACTACTGTGCATGCCTGATGCTTAATAGAACACTTAGTGGCATCAAATGTTTGCAGCAGTCTCCATAATTATATTCAGTCCCTTCTAATACTGTAtcaatgtaaatgaaataaatatattcaaattggCTTTTTGGGAGCTATTTGATATGCATCAAGTGGCATTTTGTTCCTGTGTTTAATAGTGATCTGTATACAGCTGTGCACATATTGTCATCACTTATTCTAGCATCACTGTTAAGGCTGTGATTATGTTTGATATTCACCTGGATTTTAATACAAGCCAATGTCAGCTTCCCATTGTGTAATAACTTGGGTGTTAAggagtcttttcacattttttgggGATATGAACTAGATGTTCAAGAACTCCTTCTGGACTGTGGATACTGAATCAGTGTACTATTGGCTGCAGAATTTGTTTCAATTGAAAATAGACTCAGGAAGATTGCTGCTCAGAATAtcatataatgtttattttttgaggtgtttttgtttttatttgtgtgttttttttttttaagtcagcttGGAACTTTTTTCCTGGGTAGTATTTGGGAGAGGGAAAGGctgtactatatatttatttctaaatgttttgactgggcatttttcttttaatgaaatatGTGGACTGCTCTAGCAAACCCTATTTTCAGCTACTATTTGAATATTCTTGAACACCACCACTGAAGAGTTTCATATTATACACCAAATAATGTCTCATCTCTATAGTACAGGGAATATAAAATTGGTTTCCTGTGGTCATGATCAAGATAGTAGTATTATTACACAAGAAACTTGGTCTGCAGTCTGGAAGCTTGTCTGCTCTATAGAAATGAAAATGCAGCATGAAGTTGACATTGTGGAAATGAAAGTAATTGGGTATTAGAAATCTGAAAGTACTGTCATCTAAAAGCAATTGTGATTTTATTGTAATTGGTTGTCACTGTTATACGGTGTCTAGAATTAAAGAATACATGTAAACTTTCATGGTATTTAgcctttcttaaatttttttaaaatttaaactttctaACCTATGTATTCAActtctgtatttatatttaatcagTGGTTCATGTTATATAATACACCCTTAACTAGTTAAATGGAATGTTGGTATGGTACAGAGTACCATATTGGTAAGAAAACTGTCTTATAAAAGATGTATATGTGTGAAGACATGAAAGTTTAATGTACAGAATGGTTGGAGAAATGCCTATGGTGAATTAAAGCTTCATATCTGCTTTCTGAATGTCCTGTGTTGGTTTTTAATAACAAGATTGATTAGATGCTTCCTATGTATAGtagattatatttaattttaggaCCCAGTAGATACATAGTATTTCAAATTTGtaaaaattgaggtaaaatttttttttttttttttttgagatggagtctcgctctgtcacccaggctggagtgcggtggtgcgatctcatcttactgcagcctctgcctcctgggttcaagcagttcttctgcctcagcctcccaagtagctgggactacaggtgcgggccaccacgcctggctaatttttgtatttttagtagagatggggtttcaccatgttggccaggctggtcttgaactcctgaccttgtgatccacccgcctcggcctcccaaagtgtttggattacaggcgtgagccaccatgcctggccaaaattgaggtataatttaaacaaaatgcaCAGATTTAAAATTTGCGATGTAACATTTGGTAACACCCCAACAAAGATATAAAactttttcttcagaaaattcCCTATGCCCCTTTCCAGTTAATCCCTCCCCTCGTAACTATCATTCCACTTCTCTCACTATAATTTTGCTTCTAGAAATTTATATAAATCATAcatgtacttttttgttttttccagacagtcttgctctgtcgccctggctggagtgcatgatctcggctcactgcagcctccgcctcctgggtttgagcaatcctcctgcctcagcctcccaagtagctgggactacaagcatgtgccaccacacctggctaacttttgtatttttggtggagacgggatttcaccatgttagccagactggtctcaaactcctgacctcaagtgatctgcccacatcagcctcccaaagtactgggatcacaggcgtaagccactgcacctggcccacatatgtactttttatgttttacttttgctCAATTTTTGGAGATTCACTTATGTTGTTGATTGTATTCATAGTCTGTTCCTTATTACTGGGTAGCATTCCAGTGTTTGAATGTatcacaatttatccattctc
This genomic stretch from Pan paniscus chromosome 7, NHGRI_mPanPan1-v2.0_pri, whole genome shotgun sequence harbors:
- the PDP1 gene encoding pyruvate dehyrogenase phosphatase catalytic subunit 1 isoform X2 produces the protein MCVCPGPRRIGIPVRSSSLPLFSDAMPAPTQLFFPLIRNCELSRIYGTACYCHHKHLCCSSSCIPQSRLRYTPHPAYATFCRPKESWWQYTQGRRYASTPQKFYLTPPQVNSILKANEYSFKVPEFDGKNVSSILGFDSNQLPANAPIEDRRSAATCLQTRGMLLGVFDGHAGCACSQAVSERLFYYIAVSLLPHETLLEIENAVESGRALLPILQWHKHPNDYFSKEASKLYFNSLRTYWQELIDLNTGESTDIDVKEALINAFKRLDNDISLEAQVGDPNSFLNYLVLRVAFSGATACVAHVDGVDLHVANTGDSRAMLGVQEEDGSWSAVTLSNDHNAQNERELERLKLEHPKSEAKSVVKQDRLLGLLMPFRAFGDVKFKWSIDLQKRVIESGPDQLNDNEYTKFIPPNYHTPPYLTAEPEVTYHRLRPQDKFLVLATDGLWETMHRQDVVRIVGEYLTGMHHQQPIAVGGYKVTLGQMHGLLTERRTKMSSVFEDQNAATHLIRHAVGNNEFGTVDHERLSKMLSLPEELARMYRDDITIIVVQFNSHVVGAYQNRE
- the PDP1 gene encoding pyruvate dehyrogenase phosphatase catalytic subunit 1 isoform X3; the encoded protein is MPAPTQLFFPLIRNCELSRIYGTACYCHHKHLCCSSSCIPQSRLRYTPHPAYATFCRPKESWWQYTQGRRYASTPQKFYLTPPQVNSILKANEYSFKVPEFDGKNVSSILGFDSNQLPANAPIEDRRSAATCLQTRGMLLGVFDGHAGCACSQAVSERLFYYIAVSLLPHETLLEIENAVESGRALLPILQWHKHPNDYFSKEASKLYFNSLRTYWQELIDLNTGESTDIDVKEALINAFKRLDNDISLEAQVGDPNSFLNYLVLRVAFSGATACVAHVDGVDLHVANTGDSRAMLGVQEEDGSWSAVTLSNDHNAQNERELERLKLEHPKSEAKSVVKQDRLLGLLMPFRAFGDVKFKWSIDLQKRVIESGPDQLNDNEYTKFIPPNYHTPPYLTAEPEVTYHRLRPQDKFLVLATDGLWETMHRQDVVRIVGEYLTGMHHQQPIAVGGYKVTLGQMHGLLTERRTKMSSVFEDQNAATHLIRHAVGNNEFGTVDHERLSKMLSLPEELARMYRDDITIIVVQFNSHVVGAYQNRE